The DNA segment GCATTTGGAGATCGAGCTAATAAAAAAGAGCGGGTCCTTGCGGCCCACTCTTCATCACACGATCAAGAATTTGATGCCGATATAAGCCCGTTCCCGTCAAATTGCAAGGTCTTCGCAGCGAAACCCGGCTTTCGCGGTTATTTGCGGAATTCTCCAGTAAATACCGCGAAACCTTCCGAACCCAGCGTATAACGCCATGGCTTGATTCTTTGGCGCAATGATCCGCAAGTGCGCGCCATCAGTAGTAAGGCGAGATGCACAACCGTCGTGGACCGTAAACGCGCATAGCACTAGCGCGCCGCGTAAAGGGCGGCAGCACTTGATTTCCAAGCTGGCGATCGCGCCGGTAAGGTTGACTTTGGTCGCCATTTCCCCCGCAACGGTGCAGTGCTGCACGGCCGACCGCATCGCTGGCGCCTCAAACGATCCGCAGCCAAGCCTCTCCATGCCCTGCGAAAGTCACCTCAACCGGTTTTCAGGCCTTGTTGGTGAACCAAATCGTCGGTGCGCCCAACACGCCTCCCCGGCGCATCGCGGCCCTTAGTTCTTCCAGTTTACCGAAGGCTTGAGCTGCTTCAATCGTGGCAAACTCATGGATGACGGTAACGTCGTTGGGATTGTCGGTGGCTTGAAAGACCGCCTCTGCTGTAACCCCGTTTGCCTTCTGTACGGGCCGAAATTCATCGTATACTTTACGCCAGGCCGCGTAGTCCGAAACGTCGTGCCTTACAAACAGCGTCGTCATCTCATCCTCCCGCTTTTGTATTTTCACGTTGGGACGTCTGGCGTGTCAGCATATCACCGAAGAGACTCTCGCGCTTGAGGAATATCTGGCCGCTCGCGCTTCTGGCGATTTCTTGAGAGCGCGGACAAAGCGGACCTTGCGTCTGGGTCAGGTAAGTTCTTACAATCCTGTCGGCGAGGGACGAGAGCGGAAAAGCCACACCACTTGCGGAAAGCACTCAAAAGCTGCCGCAGGTCGCACCTGCCGCCAAATTCCGCTTATTTCAGCACGCCGAGCATCGAGCTGTCGGGATAGCAGGTGGGCTTGCGGCCGCTTTTTTCCTGCCATTGGCCGATCGACCGCCGGGTCTTGTAGCCCGGCAGTCCGTCGGTGCCGCCGACGTCGTAACCCTTGTGCTCCAGGGTCATCTGCATGCCGGCGACGTCGGAGCGCAGCATCTTGCCGACATCGCCCCATTTGCCCTGGAACGCGCCGGAGCCGTAGGTAATGCGGTCGGCGAGATTGCCGATATAGAGGCCGTAGAGGTCGGAATTA comes from the Rhizobium sp. NXC24 genome and includes:
- a CDS encoding antibiotic biosynthesis monooxygenase, giving the protein MTTLFVRHDVSDYAAWRKVYDEFRPVQKANGVTAEAVFQATDNPNDVTVIHEFATIEAAQAFGKLEELRAAMRRGGVLGAPTIWFTNKA